In Candidatus Nitrosotalea sinensis, one DNA window encodes the following:
- a CDS encoding winged helix-turn-helix transcriptional regulator, translated as METKRKSLPMAKENCNFEGYDVISLMSETSKLRKIITKRGTLEILIPLCCTTKPVRYKQFKQSLKGISSKTLTTRLKELEKNGVLERLAYNEIPPRVEYKLTSKGQDLVESIIDLLQWMKKWSRK; from the coding sequence ATGGAAACTAAAAGAAAATCTCTTCCAATGGCAAAAGAAAATTGTAATTTTGAAGGCTATGACGTTATTTCTTTAATGTCAGAAACTTCAAAGCTTAGAAAAATAATTACAAAAAGAGGTACACTTGAGATCCTGATTCCTTTATGCTGTACAACCAAACCTGTAAGATACAAACAATTCAAACAATCCTTGAAAGGAATAAGCAGTAAGACACTTACAACAAGACTAAAGGAGCTTGAAAAAAATGGAGTTCTAGAGCGACTAGCATATAATGAAATTCCGCCAAGAGTCGAATACAAGCTGACTAGTAAGGGGCAGGATCTTGTAGAATCCATAATTGACTTGCTACAATGGATGAAAAAATGGTCTAGAAAATAA
- the tuf gene encoding translation elongation factor EF-1 subunit alpha — protein MSSAAARKPHLNMIVVGHIDNGKSTTMGHFLMDLGLVDERTIAAHAAESEKTGKGDTFKYAWVMDNIKDERERGITIDLAFQKFESPKYFFTLIDAPGHRDFIKNMITGASEADCAVLVLSAKEGETDTATAPGGQAREHAFLLRTLGVGQLVVAINKMDDSNYSEAAYKVAKEKAEKLLKSVGYKLENVAIIPVSGWKGDNLVKKSENMKWWTGKTLFEAFDDFKLPDKPTGKPLRIPIQDVYTITGVGTVPVGRVETGVAKPGQKIVVMPSGATGEIKSIETHHTEMPSAEPGDNIGFNLRGIEKKDIKRGDVIGTPDSPPNVAKEFRAQIIVIHHPTAIAPGYTPVMHAHTAQVAATIVAFEAKINPQSGAIEEKDPKFLKAGDSAIVRIKPVRPLPIETFQDFPEMGRFALRDMGATIAAGIVKEITEKYTK, from the coding sequence ATGAGTAGCGCAGCAGCAAGAAAACCTCACTTGAATATGATTGTCGTAGGACATATCGATAATGGAAAATCTACAACCATGGGTCACTTTTTAATGGACTTGGGACTTGTAGATGAAAGAACAATCGCAGCACATGCAGCCGAATCCGAGAAGACCGGAAAAGGTGATACTTTCAAATATGCATGGGTTATGGACAATATCAAAGACGAAAGAGAAAGAGGTATCACAATTGACTTAGCATTTCAAAAGTTTGAATCTCCAAAGTACTTCTTCACATTAATTGATGCACCAGGTCACAGAGACTTTATCAAGAACATGATCACAGGAGCTTCTGAAGCAGACTGTGCAGTCTTGGTCTTGTCTGCAAAAGAAGGTGAAACAGATACAGCAACCGCACCAGGTGGACAAGCGAGAGAACACGCTTTCTTGCTCAGAACATTGGGTGTAGGCCAATTAGTAGTTGCAATCAACAAAATGGATGACAGCAACTATTCTGAAGCAGCATACAAAGTTGCAAAAGAAAAGGCTGAGAAATTATTAAAATCAGTAGGTTACAAGCTTGAAAATGTTGCAATCATTCCAGTATCAGGCTGGAAGGGTGACAACTTGGTAAAGAAGTCAGAGAACATGAAATGGTGGACAGGAAAGACACTGTTTGAAGCATTTGACGACTTTAAACTACCAGACAAGCCAACAGGTAAGCCACTTAGAATTCCAATTCAAGATGTTTACACAATCACCGGTGTCGGTACAGTCCCAGTAGGACGTGTCGAAACAGGAGTTGCCAAACCAGGTCAAAAGATAGTTGTTATGCCATCAGGTGCAACTGGTGAAATCAAGTCAATCGAGACTCACCACACTGAGATGCCATCTGCAGAACCAGGCGACAACATAGGATTCAACCTCAGAGGCATAGAGAAGAAAGACATCAAGAGAGGAGATGTAATCGGAACACCCGACTCACCACCAAACGTAGCAAAAGAATTCCGTGCACAAATCATAGTTATTCACCATCCAACAGCAATCGCACCTGGATACACACCAGTCATGCATGCACACACAGCTCAAGTCGCTGCCACCATAGTAGCATTTGAAGCAAAGATAAATCCACAATCAGGTGCAATCGAGGAAAAAGATCCAAAGTTCTTAAAGGCAGGTGATTCTGCAATTGTAAGAATCAAGCCAGTAAGACCATTGCCAATCGAGACCTTCCAAGACTTTCCAGAAATGGGAAGATTTGCACTCAGAGATATGGGTGCAACAATTGCAGCTGGTATCGTAAAAGAGATTACTGAGAAATACACAAAATAG
- a CDS encoding DNA-directed DNA polymerase I, translated as MSNAVEEVTTTMPPALLVSAAYDGMKKSAVLKFYEPKSQTLKLWMDNTGHKPYCYSKLNPEELKFLSDRTDVLKLEGVKRQDLLKDRIIDMTKIVVTDPLAIGGTQTDKSIRNIMDTWESDIKYYENYLYDNSLIVGRYYTIEDGKLKEFSYQIPDEVQLALKGLLFDKVTNIGIIDTKEFQNHISDWANLLNQPVPNIRRITFDIEVESETGRIPDPKVADKKITAIGFCGSDDFKSVFVLKRAGRQMGTSELPADVKVVFYEEDKEVDMIRDAFKVLENYPFVITFNGDEFDMPFMYNRGERLGIPLKDIPLIMMRDSATLKKGVHIDLYRTFSNRSFQIYAFSHKYSDFSLNSICEGLIEESKTEYDGELEDLSFYELANYCFNDARITQKLTSFNNDLLMNLLVVITRIGRMPIDDISRMGVSQWIRSLFYFEHRKHNYLIPRREELDQKSGAASTEAVIKDKKYRGGLVVEPTEGIHFNVSVMDFASLYPSIIKVRNLSYETVRCIHDECKNNLIPGTPHWVCAKKNGLTAILIGSLRDLRVNYYKSLSKNPSLSSDQKQLYTVVSQALKVILNASYGVMGAEIFPLYCLPVAEATTAVGRYTIVETIEKCKSFGIDVLYGDTDSLFLKAPSRDQVQKVVEWAKTEFGVDLDLDKEYRYVVFSTRKKNYLGVQKDGKVDVKGLTGKKSHTPPFIKNLFYEILEILSKVQNEQEFVQSKTKIGDMISSYAKKLKSKQIPLTDLAFHVMISKSPSEYVKTIPQHIRAAKLLEQIREIKKGDIIAYVKIINKPGVKPVELARPDEVDTSKYVEFMESTFDQILSSMDLDFASLIGEPKQTGLDQFFWK; from the coding sequence ATGTCAAACGCAGTAGAAGAAGTAACTACAACAATGCCTCCTGCACTTCTTGTGTCAGCAGCATATGATGGAATGAAAAAATCGGCAGTTCTCAAATTCTATGAGCCAAAATCACAAACATTGAAACTATGGATGGACAACACTGGACACAAGCCGTACTGTTATTCGAAATTAAATCCTGAAGAGTTGAAGTTCTTGTCCGATAGAACTGATGTACTAAAACTTGAGGGTGTCAAAAGACAAGATTTGCTAAAAGACCGTATTATTGACATGACAAAAATTGTTGTAACTGATCCTCTGGCAATTGGTGGAACTCAGACTGACAAGAGTATAAGAAACATTATGGATACTTGGGAGTCTGATATCAAGTATTATGAAAATTATCTGTATGACAATTCTCTGATAGTCGGCAGATACTATACCATCGAGGATGGAAAACTCAAAGAATTCTCATATCAGATACCTGATGAGGTACAGCTTGCACTAAAGGGACTATTATTTGACAAGGTTACAAATATTGGAATAATTGATACCAAAGAATTTCAAAATCATATCAGCGATTGGGCAAATCTACTCAACCAACCTGTTCCAAACATTCGTAGAATTACATTTGATATTGAGGTAGAGTCTGAGACAGGCAGGATTCCTGATCCAAAAGTTGCAGATAAGAAAATCACTGCAATAGGATTTTGTGGAAGTGATGATTTCAAGTCAGTCTTTGTTCTAAAAAGAGCCGGCAGGCAGATGGGTACAAGTGAATTACCTGCTGATGTAAAGGTAGTCTTCTACGAGGAAGACAAGGAAGTAGATATGATAAGAGATGCATTCAAGGTTTTAGAAAATTATCCATTTGTAATTACATTCAACGGGGATGAGTTTGATATGCCGTTTATGTATAACAGAGGCGAACGTCTTGGAATTCCTCTAAAAGATATTCCACTTATTATGATGAGGGATTCTGCCACTCTAAAAAAAGGCGTACATATTGATTTGTACAGAACTTTCTCAAATCGTTCATTTCAGATATATGCATTCTCGCACAAGTATTCTGACTTTTCATTAAACAGCATATGTGAGGGACTTATTGAAGAATCTAAAACTGAATATGATGGGGAATTGGAAGATCTATCATTTTACGAACTTGCAAACTATTGTTTTAATGACGCTAGGATCACGCAGAAACTGACAAGTTTCAACAATGATCTTCTAATGAATTTGCTTGTTGTAATTACAAGAATTGGTCGCATGCCAATTGATGATATCTCAAGAATGGGAGTGTCACAATGGATTCGTAGTCTGTTTTATTTTGAACATAGAAAACATAACTATTTGATTCCAAGGCGAGAAGAACTTGATCAAAAATCTGGCGCTGCATCAACTGAGGCAGTAATAAAAGACAAGAAATATCGAGGAGGGTTGGTTGTAGAGCCGACTGAAGGAATTCACTTTAACGTATCTGTAATGGATTTTGCAAGTCTATATCCCAGCATAATCAAAGTACGAAACCTCTCATACGAGACAGTACGTTGCATACATGACGAGTGCAAAAATAACTTAATTCCAGGTACTCCTCACTGGGTATGTGCCAAAAAAAATGGTCTTACTGCAATATTGATTGGCTCTCTACGGGACTTGAGAGTGAACTATTACAAAAGCCTCTCAAAAAACCCCAGTCTTTCTTCTGATCAAAAGCAGCTCTATACTGTAGTAAGCCAAGCGCTCAAGGTCATCTTGAATGCAAGCTATGGTGTAATGGGTGCTGAGATATTTCCATTATACTGTCTTCCAGTAGCAGAGGCAACAACTGCTGTTGGTAGATATACGATTGTGGAAACTATTGAAAAATGCAAATCTTTTGGAATTGATGTACTATATGGGGATACTGACTCTCTCTTCCTCAAGGCACCCTCAAGAGATCAAGTACAGAAAGTTGTCGAATGGGCAAAGACAGAATTTGGTGTTGACCTTGATCTTGACAAGGAATATCGTTATGTCGTATTTAGCACAAGAAAGAAAAATTATCTTGGTGTGCAAAAGGATGGCAAAGTAGATGTCAAGGGACTAACTGGAAAAAAATCACACACTCCGCCATTTATTAAAAATCTCTTTTATGAAATACTAGAGATATTATCAAAAGTACAAAATGAGCAAGAGTTTGTCCAGTCAAAAACAAAGATTGGCGATATGATCTCAAGTTATGCCAAGAAATTAAAATCAAAGCAAATTCCGCTCACCGATCTTGCATTTCATGTGATGATTAGTAAATCGCCGTCAGAATATGTCAAGACTATTCCTCAACATATCAGGGCTGCTAAATTGCTTGAACAGATAAGAGAGATAAAAAAAGGCGATATCATAGCATATGTCAAAATAATAAACAAACCTGGGGTCAAACCGGTGGAACTTGCAAGACCTGATGAAGTGGATACTTCAAAATATGTGGAATTTATGGAAAGCACATTTGATCAGATTCTGTCGTCCATGGACCTTGATTTTGCAAGCCTGATTGGAGAACCAAAACAGACGGGATTGGACCAGTTCTTCTGGAAATAG
- a CDS encoding TIGR00725 family protein has product MAKKIQILIVGHNENGYTHEVGKIAYETGAEVAKSGAVLITGGLKGVMEAASQGAKDAGGITVGIIPQNEASFANPYCDIVIPSGVGLARDFLNALAGDGVIVIGGGSGTLSETCAAYMYKKPIVAIKNTGGIADKFADQYIDHRKNVLIIGVSTPKEAVQTILEKIKSNTT; this is encoded by the coding sequence TTGGCAAAAAAAATCCAAATTCTAATTGTAGGACACAATGAGAATGGTTACACCCATGAGGTTGGTAAGATTGCATATGAGACAGGTGCCGAAGTTGCCAAGTCTGGTGCTGTTTTGATAACTGGGGGACTCAAAGGAGTTATGGAGGCAGCATCACAGGGGGCAAAAGATGCAGGCGGAATAACCGTTGGGATAATACCGCAAAATGAAGCCTCTTTTGCAAATCCATATTGTGATATTGTAATTCCAAGTGGAGTTGGTCTCGCAAGGGATTTTCTAAATGCATTGGCAGGTGATGGTGTAATTGTAATTGGCGGAGGATCCGGAACTTTATCTGAGACATGTGCTGCATACATGTACAAAAAACCCATTGTTGCAATAAAAAATACTGGAGGAATTGCCGACAAGTTTGCAGACCAATACATTGATCATAGAAAAAATGTTTTGATAATTGGCGTGTCTACTCCAAAGGAAGCAGTACAAACAATACTTGAAAAAATTAAATCAAACACTACATGA
- a CDS encoding arsenate reductase ArsC has product MKFLGKQQNLKKILFVCVENAGRSQMAEGFFRKYAPRGWAPISAGSRPTPQINPLAVQAMKEVGIDISNQKPKELSEELIRDSWLNISMGCIDKTECPAIFVGKFEDWGIEDPKGKPLEKVREIRNKIEEKVLELVTKIESN; this is encoded by the coding sequence ATGAAATTCCTTGGAAAACAACAAAACTTGAAAAAGATTCTCTTTGTATGTGTTGAGAATGCAGGCAGAAGTCAGATGGCCGAAGGTTTTTTTAGAAAATATGCACCAAGGGGATGGGCTCCAATTAGCGCAGGGTCTAGGCCTACCCCACAAATCAATCCTCTTGCAGTTCAAGCCATGAAAGAAGTTGGGATAGATATCAGCAATCAAAAACCAAAAGAATTATCAGAAGAATTGATTCGTGATTCATGGTTGAACATAAGCATGGGATGTATTGACAAAACAGAATGTCCTGCCATCTTTGTTGGCAAGTTTGAAGACTGGGGTATTGAAGATCCAAAAGGCAAACCTCTAGAAAAAGTTCGAGAGATTAGAAACAAGATAGAAGAAAAGGTATTAGAACTTGTTACAAAAATTGAATCTAATTAA
- a CDS encoding EVE domain-containing protein: MNYWLLKQEPTGYNLDSLEKEKKTVWDGVHNNLALKHMRAAKKGDQAIFYHTGDERQAVGIVEITTDPYPNPKEIEKRFIVFDVKFVKRLKRPVTLDEIKNDSKFKNWELVKNSRLSAMPVPKPLWDDIIKKSNS, translated from the coding sequence ATGAACTATTGGCTTTTAAAACAAGAACCTACTGGATATAATCTAGATAGCCTAGAAAAAGAAAAGAAAACTGTCTGGGACGGAGTCCACAACAATCTGGCCCTAAAGCACATGCGTGCTGCAAAGAAAGGAGACCAAGCAATATTTTACCACACAGGAGATGAAAGACAAGCAGTTGGAATTGTAGAGATAACAACAGACCCATATCCAAATCCGAAAGAGATTGAAAAAAGGTTCATCGTGTTTGACGTCAAGTTTGTCAAAAGGCTAAAACGTCCAGTTACACTTGATGAAATAAAAAATGATTCTAAATTCAAAAATTGGGAGCTAGTAAAAAATTCCAGACTTTCTGCAATGCCTGTTCCAAAACCACTCTGGGATGATATAATCAAAAAATCAAATAGTTAA
- a CDS encoding 3-hydroxyacyl-CoA dehydrogenase family protein, with protein sequence MTIKNITVLGSGIMGHGIAQVSAMSGYHVVLRDIEKQFLDKAMEKIKWSLDKMVSKQKLTEEQGKEIFSRITPIVDLGEALKDCDLMIEVVPEIMDLKKKVYAEVDKVVPQKTVFASNTSTLPITEIANTTSRPERFIGIHFFNPPQLMKLVEVIPGQKTKKELVDDTINFVKSVSKEPVVCKRDVPGFIVNRLFIPLVHEAAYAMDRTGATKEEIDSAVKFILHFPMGIFELADFTGMDVIHKATVEMHSRDKKVINPHPLIEKLYDEKKLGQKSGEGFYKYSGEQYERINLSEEIAKKFNPIQLLGNILNNAAWLITNQASDPQEIEKALLLGMGLKKPLFETAKQFGMKNIVAELEKLAKNNKFYEPDPYLVSLM encoded by the coding sequence ATGACAATCAAAAACATTACAGTTCTAGGTTCAGGAATAATGGGCCATGGAATTGCCCAAGTTTCTGCAATGTCAGGATACCATGTGGTATTGCGTGACATTGAAAAACAATTCCTTGATAAAGCAATGGAAAAAATCAAGTGGTCTTTAGACAAGATGGTATCAAAACAAAAACTAACAGAAGAGCAAGGAAAAGAAATTTTTTCAAGAATTACGCCCATAGTTGATCTAGGTGAAGCATTGAAGGACTGCGATTTGATGATAGAAGTAGTACCTGAAATAATGGACCTGAAGAAAAAAGTCTATGCTGAAGTTGACAAGGTCGTACCGCAAAAGACAGTCTTTGCATCAAACACAAGTACACTTCCAATAACAGAGATTGCAAACACTACATCAAGACCTGAGAGATTTATTGGCATACATTTCTTTAATCCGCCACAACTCATGAAACTAGTTGAGGTCATCCCGGGACAAAAGACAAAAAAAGAACTGGTAGATGATACAATAAATTTTGTAAAATCAGTATCAAAAGAACCAGTAGTATGCAAAAGAGACGTACCTGGATTCATAGTAAACAGATTGTTTATCCCATTGGTGCATGAGGCAGCATATGCAATGGACCGCACAGGAGCTACAAAAGAAGAGATTGACTCGGCAGTCAAATTTATACTTCATTTCCCAATGGGAATTTTTGAACTTGCAGACTTTACTGGCATGGATGTAATTCACAAGGCTACAGTTGAGATGCATTCACGAGACAAAAAAGTAATCAACCCACACCCATTAATTGAGAAACTATACGATGAAAAGAAACTAGGGCAGAAAAGTGGAGAAGGGTTTTACAAGTATTCAGGTGAACAATATGAGAGAATCAACCTCAGCGAAGAAATTGCCAAGAAATTCAACCCAATCCAATTACTGGGGAATATTCTAAACAATGCAGCTTGGCTTATCACAAACCAAGCAAGTGACCCTCAAGAAATAGAAAAGGCACTCTTACTTGGAATGGGACTCAAAAAACCATTGTTTGAAACTGCAAAACAATTCGGTATGAAAAACATTGTAGCGGAGCTTGAGAAATTGGCAAAGAATAACAAATTCTATGAGCCAGACCCGTACTTGGTCTCACTCATGTAG
- a CDS encoding MIP/aquaporin family protein has protein sequence MLQKLNLINRLTSNQKRFFAELLGTFVIVVFATGSVVLDVRYAGKFGLWFVALAPAVAVALMVYLFAKISMAHFNPAVTVGFLITRHTPRHLFPLYLGAEIIGAILGSLFVKYIIGADANLGANAPDYHYPIPLIIGVEVLATALLMSMILLVVHKKGFRGFGSIMIGCMVGLDIFFLAFVSGASMNPARSLAPALVSGYVNDLWLYWTATFVGSSIAAVSYRFLTHNIGHTGK, from the coding sequence TTGTTACAAAAATTGAATCTAATTAACAGATTAACTTCCAACCAAAAGAGGTTTTTTGCAGAATTGCTAGGCACATTTGTGATTGTAGTATTTGCAACAGGCTCTGTTGTGTTAGATGTAAGATATGCTGGAAAGTTCGGATTGTGGTTTGTAGCTCTTGCTCCTGCAGTAGCAGTTGCTTTAATGGTGTATTTGTTTGCCAAGATATCCATGGCGCACTTTAATCCTGCAGTAACAGTTGGGTTTTTAATCACTAGGCATACTCCTAGACATCTTTTTCCATTATATCTTGGAGCTGAAATAATTGGGGCCATATTGGGAAGCTTGTTTGTAAAATATATCATAGGCGCAGATGCAAATCTTGGTGCTAATGCACCTGATTATCATTATCCAATACCTCTGATCATCGGAGTTGAAGTTTTGGCTACTGCATTGTTAATGTCTATGATTCTATTAGTTGTACACAAAAAGGGATTTCGAGGATTTGGAAGTATTATGATTGGCTGCATGGTAGGTCTTGACATTTTCTTTTTGGCATTTGTTTCCGGCGCATCGATGAATCCAGCAAGATCTCTGGCACCTGCGTTGGTATCAGGATATGTAAATGATCTATGGTTGTATTGGACAGCAACTTTTGTTGGGTCGAGCATAGCTGCAGTCAGTTATAGATTCCTTACTCATAATATTGGACATACTGGCAAATAA
- a CDS encoding deoxycytidylate deaminase, giving the protein MDKAFDRPTWDEYFMLQAELAKLRSNCITRQVGAVIVRNNRQIATGYNGTPPGVKNCFEGGCKRCQMRMEGKIASGEGLDRCLCNHAEANAIMHCAILGVGSGTKDSTLYTTFITCLECSKMAITIGIKKIVCLGNYPETDYDLLRQAGLEIVILDKKRINRWIQVLLEEPNSNLTPK; this is encoded by the coding sequence ATGGACAAGGCATTTGACCGACCTACTTGGGATGAATACTTCATGCTCCAGGCAGAACTTGCAAAATTGCGTTCTAACTGTATCACAAGACAAGTTGGAGCAGTAATTGTTCGAAATAACAGGCAAATTGCTACCGGGTATAATGGAACACCTCCTGGAGTAAAAAACTGCTTTGAGGGCGGCTGCAAGAGATGCCAAATGAGAATGGAGGGAAAAATAGCATCAGGTGAAGGTCTTGATAGATGTCTGTGCAATCATGCTGAAGCAAATGCAATAATGCATTGTGCTATCTTGGGAGTTGGGTCTGGCACAAAGGACTCTACTCTATATACCACATTTATCACGTGCTTGGAATGTAGCAAGATGGCAATCACAATAGGGATAAAAAAAATAGTATGCCTTGGAAACTATCCTGAAACTGATTATGATTTGTTACGTCAAGCAGGGCTTGAAATTGTAATTCTTGACAAAAAGCGAATAAACCGCTGGATACAGGTTCTACTTGAAGAACCAAATTCCAACTTGACACCAAAGTGA
- a CDS encoding Lrp/AsnC ligand binding domain-containing protein, with protein sequence MITYVLATCIPGNEKEVIQEIKKLPNVVEVNGIMGKYDIFVKVQSSDVTKVDSTIGKLRSVPHVTGTVSIPVLYGQGGTVDNE encoded by the coding sequence ATGATTACATACGTTCTTGCAACATGCATACCAGGAAATGAAAAGGAAGTAATCCAAGAAATAAAAAAACTTCCAAATGTGGTCGAAGTAAACGGAATAATGGGCAAGTATGACATATTTGTAAAGGTCCAATCAAGTGATGTAACAAAGGTTGATTCCACCATAGGCAAACTGCGAAGTGTTCCACATGTCACAGGCACCGTTTCAATACCCGTCCTTTACGGTCAAGGCGGAACAGTAGACAACGAATAA
- the arsM gene encoding arsenite methyltransferase, whose amino-acid sequence MDIIKDKVKERYGKIALTGNSDCCCMPGGCTTGDAPIDAAKLIGYSQEDLKSIPGESVLGVGCGAPIKFADLKEGEMVVDLGSGAGIDVFLSANKVSHSGKVIGIDMTGEMIEKARQNAANGKYTNVEFRKGDVENGIPIDDNVVDVVTSNCVINLVTDKTNAFKEVYRILRDGGRMVISDLITDTELSGDQVNHEQWCSCIDGALTREHYIECIKKAGFHNISVLDERVYMEGERVNGRKITSLVIKAIK is encoded by the coding sequence ATGGATATAATCAAGGACAAAGTAAAGGAAAGATATGGAAAGATCGCTTTAACTGGTAATTCTGATTGTTGCTGCATGCCTGGAGGTTGTACTACAGGTGATGCTCCGATTGATGCTGCCAAATTAATCGGATATTCTCAAGAAGATCTAAAGTCGATACCCGGAGAATCTGTATTGGGTGTTGGATGTGGTGCCCCAATAAAATTTGCTGATCTTAAGGAGGGCGAAATGGTAGTAGATTTAGGATCTGGTGCGGGAATTGATGTGTTTCTTTCTGCAAACAAGGTATCTCACTCTGGCAAGGTAATTGGCATAGACATGACTGGCGAAATGATTGAAAAAGCAAGACAAAATGCAGCCAATGGAAAATATACTAATGTTGAATTCAGAAAAGGAGATGTTGAAAATGGCATTCCAATTGATGACAATGTTGTTGATGTTGTAACAAGTAATTGTGTGATTAATCTTGTAACTGATAAGACAAATGCATTCAAGGAAGTTTACAGGATACTAAGAGATGGGGGTAGGATGGTTATTTCTGATCTAATAACAGATACGGAATTAAGTGGTGATCAGGTAAATCATGAGCAATGGTGTAGCTGTATAGATGGTGCACTTACACGGGAGCATTATATTGAATGCATCAAAAAGGCAGGGTTTCACAATATCAGTGTCCTAGATGAGAGAGTGTACATGGAGGGCGAAAGGGTCAATGGACGAAAAATTACAAGCCTGGTCATCAAGGCAATAAAGTGA
- a CDS encoding DEAD/DEAH box helicase has protein sequence MSDNFVEHRYIKKSTIEHRDYQHNLAKQAIAENCLIVLPTGLGKTTVALHVIAEFVSRGKGGVLFLAPTRVLAHQHYEFLKNNLLIDDIALVTGEDLLAKRKKLWINSIICATPEIVKNDLDRQIVSPEQFSLVIFDEAHRTVGDYAYSGIAERFADMDVRIIGMTATLPSEKQKAEEMVKILKIASIAQRTEESPDVSPYVQQTDTQWITVELPPEMKEIQSLIKAAIDSRYTELKRLGLNLSGGRSMSELLRVRDFVIRQNRRAAKPLFTAIRLIHALNVFESHGVTSFLRFCERTQEKKGAGIRDLFENDLNFGKAVRLAQQAQQKGIEHSKIDKLRDVLQGISGKALVFTSYRDSVDIIHQKLNEMGIPSGFLIGKAGETGLKQKKQIETIQKFRDDQYKVLIATRVGEEGLDISEVNLVVFFDNVPSSIRYIQRKGRTGRKDYGKLVVLIAKDTTDETYYWIGKRKVTAAKNMGEKMNRFLEQQETPKIKNKTGLDSFF, from the coding sequence TTGAGCGATAATTTCGTAGAACACAGGTACATCAAAAAGTCAACCATAGAGCACAGAGATTACCAACATAATCTTGCCAAGCAAGCAATTGCAGAAAATTGCCTAATAGTATTACCAACAGGACTTGGAAAAACCACAGTAGCATTACATGTGATTGCCGAGTTTGTATCACGTGGAAAAGGAGGAGTCTTGTTCTTGGCTCCCACCAGAGTCTTGGCACATCAACATTATGAATTTTTGAAAAACAACTTGTTGATAGACGATATTGCTCTTGTCACTGGAGAAGATCTACTTGCCAAGAGAAAAAAACTTTGGATAAACAGCATAATCTGTGCAACACCTGAGATTGTAAAAAATGATCTAGATAGACAGATTGTATCCCCTGAACAATTTTCTCTAGTCATCTTTGATGAAGCACATAGAACAGTTGGAGATTATGCTTACTCAGGAATTGCAGAACGTTTTGCAGATATGGATGTGCGAATAATTGGAATGACTGCAACCCTTCCAAGTGAAAAACAAAAAGCAGAGGAAATGGTCAAGATATTAAAAATTGCAAGTATTGCCCAGAGAACAGAAGAAAGTCCAGATGTAAGCCCGTATGTACAGCAGACAGATACACAATGGATAACAGTAGAGCTTCCACCGGAGATGAAAGAGATTCAATCATTGATCAAAGCTGCAATTGATTCTAGGTACACGGAACTTAAGCGACTTGGTCTGAATCTTTCAGGAGGCAGATCCATGTCAGAGCTACTACGGGTCAGAGACTTTGTAATACGACAAAATCGTCGTGCTGCCAAACCACTCTTTACTGCAATACGTCTTATTCATGCACTAAATGTCTTTGAATCACATGGAGTGACATCTTTTCTGCGATTCTGTGAGAGAACTCAAGAGAAGAAAGGTGCCGGAATTAGAGACTTGTTTGAAAATGACTTGAATTTTGGCAAGGCAGTAAGACTTGCACAACAGGCACAGCAAAAAGGAATTGAACACTCCAAGATCGACAAACTAAGAGATGTCTTACAAGGAATATCTGGAAAGGCACTTGTTTTTACAAGCTATAGGGACTCTGTAGATATAATACATCAGAAACTAAATGAGATGGGAATCCCTTCTGGGTTTTTAATAGGAAAAGCTGGCGAGACAGGACTCAAGCAAAAAAAACAGATAGAAACAATACAAAAATTCCGAGATGATCAATACAAGGTTCTAATTGCAACAAGAGTAGGAGAAGAAGGATTAGACATATCTGAAGTCAACCTAGTGGTCTTTTTTGATAATGTCCCAAGCTCTATTCGTTACATACAGCGAAAGGGTAGAACTGGAAGAAAAGATTACGGAAAACTCGTAGTTTTAATTGCAAAAGACACCACTGATGAAACCTATTACTGGATAGGAAAACGCAAAGTCACTGCAGCAAAAAACATGGGAGAAAAAATGAACAGATTCCTAGAGCAACAAGAGACTCCAAAGATAAAGAACAAGACAGGCCTTGATTCATTTTTCTAG